One genomic segment of Catalinimonas alkaloidigena includes these proteins:
- a CDS encoding amidohydrolase family protein yields the protein MKYLCLLLLHIQLLSCRSSETTYNTRPETKQTELSKEVRKYIVYDEPMIAITQVKLLDGLGSPALENQTVLIRNGYFEEIGEVNDMKIPEGAKVIEGRGKTIIPGIVGVHNHLHMPGQPFMGSTASKLYLAAGVTTIHTCGAASPYEEVALAEQIEKGEAIGPDIITSGPYFTGPGGNPNMIIPRSQAHIRDTIQHWVEQGVRWFKVYRHTRPEDLQVIIDEAHQHNAKVTGHLCSITFEEAVSMGIDGIEHGLNSASDFRKNKSAGLCNGSRGYIDSLDIGSEEVRRLHQHMIERNVFLTSTLSIYESSIPMRALADERSLKAMSPGLQAQYQERRQQYENEEEGGALREARLKRIMAFEYQFFKRGGTLTAGVDAGRHNLPGYGDQRNYELLIEAGFRPEEAIMIMSSNGARVLEKADIGAVVPGKRADFVLLNGDLMADASAIKAVEYVFKEGYGYDPQLLVKEVEGKVGP from the coding sequence ATGAAGTATCTTTGCTTACTGCTCTTACATATCCAACTGCTAAGCTGTCGCAGCAGCGAAACTACCTACAATACCAGGCCTGAAACGAAGCAAACTGAGCTTTCTAAGGAAGTACGCAAGTACATTGTATACGATGAACCGATGATCGCTATTACCCAGGTGAAGCTCCTTGACGGACTGGGAAGCCCAGCCCTTGAAAATCAAACTGTCTTGATTCGCAATGGCTACTTTGAGGAAATAGGTGAGGTAAATGACATGAAAATTCCTGAAGGTGCCAAAGTGATTGAGGGCAGAGGCAAAACCATCATCCCCGGCATAGTAGGCGTACACAATCATCTGCACATGCCGGGCCAGCCTTTTATGGGCAGTACAGCCAGCAAACTGTATCTGGCGGCGGGCGTTACCACCATACACACCTGCGGAGCGGCTTCGCCCTATGAAGAAGTAGCATTGGCTGAGCAAATCGAAAAGGGAGAAGCCATAGGACCGGATATTATCACCAGCGGACCCTACTTCACCGGCCCGGGAGGCAATCCCAATATGATCATTCCCCGAAGCCAAGCCCATATCAGGGATACTATACAACATTGGGTAGAGCAGGGCGTACGCTGGTTCAAAGTATACCGCCATACCCGTCCGGAAGATTTGCAGGTCATCATTGATGAAGCGCATCAACACAATGCCAAGGTGACGGGACACTTATGCTCCATTACCTTTGAGGAAGCTGTCAGTATGGGTATAGATGGTATTGAGCATGGACTCAATAGCGCCAGCGATTTCAGGAAAAACAAGAGCGCTGGCCTTTGTAATGGGTCAAGAGGCTATATTGACAGTTTGGATATCGGGAGTGAGGAAGTCCGTCGCCTGCATCAGCATATGATTGAGCGGAATGTATTTCTCACCTCCACCCTGTCTATATATGAGTCCAGCATACCCATGCGTGCGCTAGCCGACGAGCGTAGCCTCAAAGCCATGTCGCCCGGCCTGCAGGCGCAGTACCAAGAGAGAAGGCAGCAGTACGAAAATGAGGAGGAGGGAGGAGCGCTTAGAGAAGCCCGGCTGAAGCGTATTATGGCTTTTGAATACCAGTTTTTTAAGAGGGGAGGCACCCTCACTGCGGGAGTGGATGCAGGCAGGCACAATCTGCCGGGCTATGGTGATCAGAGAAACTATGAGCTGCTTATAGAAGCAGGCTTCCGTCCGGAAGAAGCCATTATGATCATGAGCAGTAATGGCGCCAGAGTATTAGAGAAAGCGGATATCGGTGCTGTCGTGCCGGGAAAGCGGGCTGACTTCGTGCTGCTCAATGGTGATCTTATGGCTGATGCCTCTGCAATTAAGGCGGTGGAGTATGTATTCAAAGAAGGCTATGGCTACGATCCTCAGCTGCTGGTCAAAGAAGTGGAAGGAAAAGTGGGGCCATAA
- a CDS encoding nuclear transport factor 2 family protein → MTTKEIAQDFLQLAAQGASREAFRKYVGQNFKHHNAYFKGDGQTLMLAMEEDARQNPDKIFEIQRALEDGNLVAVHSRISQKPEDLGMAVMHIFRFEEGKIAELWDFGQAVPPNMPNENGMF, encoded by the coding sequence ATGACCACTAAAGAGATCGCACAGGACTTCTTGCAACTGGCTGCTCAGGGAGCTTCAAGAGAAGCCTTTAGAAAGTATGTAGGGCAAAATTTCAAACATCACAACGCTTACTTCAAGGGGGATGGACAAACATTGATGCTGGCCATGGAAGAAGATGCCAGGCAAAACCCTGATAAGATTTTTGAGATACAAAGAGCTTTGGAGGATGGCAATCTGGTAGCCGTACACTCGCGTATCAGTCAAAAGCCGGAGGATTTGGGAATGGCAGTAATGCATATCTTCCGTTTTGAAGAAGGCAAAATCGCCGAACTCTGGGACTTTGGGCAGGCCGTACCTCCGAATATGCCCAATGAAAATGGGATGTTTTGA
- a CDS encoding AAA family ATPase, with product MEVLIITGACGVGKSTIARAWAKRKNGAIIDCDYLTEWIYKADFPRWTAEEEKFVAEIALLLGQQYLKYDMPLAIENVWSPGGIQILEEGFQKLAQVRTIKVVWLRCALEENQRRDQLRKVENRMNERVAIVNQELQAYVWPDYVHCLNSDQLSVSQTLDVIEGLPAIKI from the coding sequence ATGGAAGTACTGATCATCACCGGAGCCTGTGGAGTAGGGAAGTCTACCATTGCCCGGGCTTGGGCCAAACGCAAAAATGGCGCTATCATAGATTGTGATTACCTGACGGAGTGGATTTACAAGGCAGATTTTCCCCGCTGGACAGCAGAAGAAGAAAAGTTCGTAGCCGAAATCGCACTGCTATTAGGACAGCAATATTTGAAGTATGACATGCCGCTGGCTATTGAAAATGTATGGAGTCCTGGGGGTATACAAATACTGGAGGAAGGTTTTCAGAAATTAGCGCAGGTCAGGACCATCAAAGTAGTGTGGCTTCGCTGCGCTCTGGAAGAAAATCAGCGAAGGGACCAGTTGCGCAAAGTTGAAAACCGCATGAATGAGAGAGTGGCCATTGTCAATCAGGAGCTCCAGGCTTATGTATGGCCGGACTATGTACACTGCCTAAATTCAGATCAGTTAAGTGTTTCTCAAACCTTAGATGTGATAGAGGGGCTTCCAGCTATCAAGATTTAA
- a CDS encoding DoxX family protein: MKITVKIIRILMGLIFLFSSIVVLFNLVPQPDLAGEVKLFNEGMEVSVYMIPMIKIIELICAIAFITGFFVPLATVVIFPVVVNIFLYHSFLAPEGLAVAIFLLLGNILLAYYYRQHYIPMLLSKPL; the protein is encoded by the coding sequence ATGAAAATAACTGTAAAAATCATTCGTATACTGATGGGGCTTATCTTTCTGTTTTCTTCCATCGTTGTTCTTTTTAATCTGGTGCCTCAGCCAGACCTGGCAGGAGAGGTAAAGCTTTTTAATGAGGGCATGGAGGTTTCTGTATACATGATTCCCATGATTAAAATCATTGAACTGATTTGTGCCATTGCCTTTATCACAGGTTTTTTTGTCCCTTTGGCAACGGTAGTGATCTTTCCTGTTGTAGTAAATATTTTTCTTTATCATAGCTTTCTGGCTCCCGAAGGTTTGGCAGTAGCTATCTTTCTTTTGCTGGGGAACATCTTACTGGCCTATTATTATCGTCAACATTACATACCCATGCTGCTTTCTAAACCCTTATAG
- a CDS encoding dihydrofolate reductase family protein, which yields MRKLKLQMQISLDGFVAGPNGEMDWIAWNWDAALNEYVDKITASVDCILLGRKLAEGFIPSWESRLADAESADDAARKFVHTPKIVFSKTVQKMEGKNTQVEHGDLVSVVKHLKNQEGQDIIAYGGSSFVSSLIREDLIDEYHLFINPTAIGKGMSIFGSLEQKRNLQSSHVRAFECGIVALCYSPIR from the coding sequence ATGCGAAAACTAAAACTACAGATGCAAATTTCCCTGGATGGCTTTGTGGCCGGGCCCAATGGTGAAATGGACTGGATAGCGTGGAACTGGGATGCTGCCCTAAATGAATATGTAGATAAAATCACTGCCTCAGTAGACTGCATCCTGCTGGGACGTAAACTGGCCGAAGGCTTCATTCCAAGCTGGGAATCTCGGCTGGCTGATGCGGAAAGCGCGGATGATGCTGCCCGAAAGTTTGTGCACACACCAAAAATTGTCTTTTCTAAAACAGTCCAAAAGATGGAAGGCAAAAACACGCAAGTAGAGCATGGTGATCTTGTTTCTGTAGTGAAGCATCTCAAAAATCAGGAGGGGCAGGATATCATCGCCTATGGTGGCAGTAGTTTTGTGTCTTCCCTGATCCGGGAAGACCTGATAGATGAGTACCATCTCTTTATCAATCCCACAGCGATTGGCAAGGGTATGAGCATTTTTGGAAGCCTGGAACAAAAAAGAAATTTGCAAAGCTCTCATGTACGAGCTTTTGAATGCGGTATTGTAGCGCTTTGCTATTCACCAATACGATAA
- a CDS encoding VOC family protein produces the protein MPILNPYLNFNGNTEEAFNFYKSVFGGEFAALHRFNEIPESDKMPAPDQEKIMHIALPIGKENILMATDTLESMGHKLNVGDNISLSLQVESEAEADQLFEKLSAGGKVSMPMEHASWGDYFGMCTDQFGIQWMISYAYKQQ, from the coding sequence ATGCCAATCCTTAATCCATACCTGAACTTTAACGGAAATACTGAAGAAGCATTTAACTTTTACAAGTCTGTTTTTGGCGGAGAGTTCGCTGCTCTGCATCGCTTTAATGAAATACCCGAAAGCGATAAAATGCCGGCCCCTGATCAGGAAAAGATCATGCATATCGCCTTGCCCATTGGAAAAGAAAACATACTAATGGCTACCGATACCCTTGAGTCAATGGGGCATAAGCTGAATGTAGGTGATAATATCTCTTTATCTCTACAAGTAGAAAGTGAAGCGGAAGCAGATCAACTTTTTGAGAAGCTTTCTGCTGGTGGAAAAGTAAGTATGCCCATGGAGCATGCATCCTGGGGAGACTATTTCGGTATGTGTACCGATCAATTCGGCATACAGTGGATGATCAGTTATGCCTATAAGCAGCAGTAA
- a CDS encoding nuclear transport factor 2 family protein, which yields MTNNQEFFYRFNEAFSRSDSGYIIAQVTDDIIWNMVGESIIRGKEEFTKSIKAMESESTHEFKINHMITHGKTAAVDGIMKVTDKSGKVKIYAFCDIYLLSSHKDGKIKEMTSYVVETDNAE from the coding sequence ATGACCAATAATCAGGAGTTTTTTTACCGCTTTAATGAAGCTTTCTCAAGATCCGACTCCGGCTACATCATCGCACAGGTAACCGACGATATTATCTGGAATATGGTAGGGGAAAGTATCATTCGCGGAAAAGAAGAATTTACCAAATCAATCAAAGCTATGGAAAGTGAGAGTACTCACGAATTTAAAATTAATCATATGATCACCCACGGAAAAACAGCCGCCGTAGATGGCATCATGAAAGTGACGGACAAATCCGGTAAAGTAAAAATCTATGCCTTCTGCGACATCTATCTCTTAAGCAGTCACAAAGATGGGAAGATCAAGGAGATGACTTCTTATGTGGTTGAAACAGATAATGCTGAGTAA
- a CDS encoding dihydrofolate reductase family protein, producing the protein MRKIILQEFTTIDGFAAGPKGELDFMDAFSTNRAVDQDLLYFMDTIDTILLGRLTYELFAEFWPTATTDTEIIADRLNGMPKLVFSKTLEAAPWGEWKEAKVMRADAADELRNLKQQPGKDMVLWGSLKLAQSLMKERLIDEYQLRVCPLAIGKGKHLFPPDFRLSHLRLMNTKVYEQGIVLMNYEINNNQS; encoded by the coding sequence ATGAGAAAAATAATATTACAGGAATTTACAACTATTGATGGATTCGCTGCAGGCCCAAAAGGGGAACTGGATTTTATGGATGCATTTAGTACCAATCGTGCAGTAGATCAGGACCTTCTGTACTTCATGGACACTATTGATACCATACTTCTTGGTAGGCTCACTTATGAGTTATTTGCAGAATTTTGGCCCACAGCCACTACTGACACCGAGATAATTGCGGATAGACTGAACGGTATGCCCAAACTAGTCTTTTCCAAAACCCTTGAAGCTGCTCCCTGGGGAGAGTGGAAAGAGGCTAAAGTAATGAGAGCCGATGCGGCTGATGAATTGCGCAACCTTAAGCAGCAGCCCGGAAAAGATATGGTTTTGTGGGGCAGCCTAAAGCTGGCGCAATCCCTCATGAAAGAAAGGCTTATAGATGAGTATCAGCTTAGAGTCTGCCCGCTTGCCATAGGAAAGGGTAAGCATTTGTTTCCTCCAGATTTCAGACTTTCTCATCTGAGACTGATGAATACGAAAGTGTATGAGCAGGGCATAGTTTTAATGAATTATGAAATAAACAACAATCAATCATGA
- a CDS encoding VOC family protein, with translation MTDVKTMQTQKITTNLWFDHQAEEAVKFYTSIFKNSETLELTRFGKEGHEIHGKAEGTVMTISFQLEGQEFVALNGGPQFKFTPSVSFFIYCESRAEVDSLWRELSDEGFVMMPLQQYPFSEYYGWVQDKYGVSWQLILADQAEIKQKIVPCLLFVGDQAGKVEEAMQFYTSVFEQAEIKEISRYEKGQDPNMEGAINYAAFRLNGQEFKAMDSYLEHGFTFNEATSFIIHCKDQEEVDYYWNTLAEGGDEKAQACGWLKDKYGLSWQVVPTILHELLSAPDSSKSQNVTRALLQMKKLDVAALKQAYEQA, from the coding sequence ATGACAGATGTAAAAACAATGCAGACACAAAAGATCACTACCAACCTATGGTTTGATCATCAGGCAGAAGAAGCCGTGAAGTTTTACACTTCTATTTTCAAAAATTCTGAAACTTTGGAGTTGACGCGCTTTGGAAAAGAAGGACACGAAATTCATGGGAAAGCCGAAGGAACAGTGATGACTATATCTTTTCAGCTAGAGGGGCAGGAATTTGTGGCACTCAACGGAGGTCCTCAGTTCAAATTTACCCCTTCGGTTTCCTTCTTTATCTACTGTGAGTCCAGAGCAGAAGTGGACAGCCTGTGGAGAGAACTCTCTGATGAAGGCTTTGTCATGATGCCTTTGCAACAATACCCTTTCAGCGAATACTACGGTTGGGTGCAGGATAAGTACGGTGTCTCCTGGCAGCTCATACTGGCAGATCAGGCTGAGATTAAGCAGAAGATAGTACCCTGCCTACTGTTTGTGGGGGATCAGGCAGGCAAAGTGGAAGAAGCTATGCAGTTTTACACCTCGGTATTTGAGCAGGCAGAAATTAAAGAGATTTCACGCTACGAAAAAGGACAAGACCCCAATATGGAAGGTGCAATTAATTATGCTGCCTTTAGGCTGAATGGACAGGAGTTTAAGGCGATGGATAGCTATCTGGAACATGGATTCACCTTCAACGAAGCTACCTCATTTATCATCCACTGCAAAGATCAGGAAGAGGTGGATTATTACTGGAATACGCTTGCTGAAGGAGGAGATGAAAAGGCGCAGGCCTGCGGTTGGCTTAAAGACAAATACGGCCTCTCCTGGCAGGTAGTGCCCACTATATTACATGAATTGCTCAGTGCCCCTGATTCCAGCAAATCTCAAAATGTTACCCGAGCACTGCTGCAAATGAAAAAGCTGGATGTCGCTGCTTTAAAACAGGCCTATGAGCAGGCATAA
- a CDS encoding VOC family protein, with amino-acid sequence MLKHSKAFSGFSVDDLAKAKAFYGEVLGLEVADNPMGILEIHIAGSSNILVYPKPNHEPATFTILNFPVDDIDEAVDSLSAKGVSFEQYGGEIKTDEKGVFRGAAQAKGPNIAWFRDPAGNILSLIEEN; translated from the coding sequence ATGTTGAAACACAGTAAAGCATTCAGCGGATTTTCGGTAGATGATTTGGCAAAAGCAAAAGCCTTCTATGGCGAAGTGCTGGGTCTGGAAGTAGCAGATAATCCTATGGGAATACTGGAAATTCATATAGCCGGAAGCAGCAATATTCTGGTGTATCCTAAACCCAATCATGAACCAGCCACCTTCACCATTCTCAATTTTCCGGTAGATGATATTGATGAAGCGGTAGATAGTCTAAGCGCAAAAGGAGTGTCATTTGAACAGTATGGAGGTGAGATCAAAACGGATGAAAAGGGAGTGTTCCGTGGCGCTGCACAGGCGAAGGGGCCCAATATCGCATGGTTCAGAGATCCTGCCGGAAATATTCTTTCCCTTATTGAAGAAAATTAA
- a CDS encoding GlxA family transcriptional regulator, whose translation MKHVSILVPRGHISVVNIEGTYQILSEVNGLLKEMGREPVFEVHLVGLVKTEEKHGLFSVKPDVGIENVPKTDLIIIPAIHGDQEKVLSHNQSFMPWVIQQYENGAEVASFCIGSFFLAASGLLKGKQCTTHWKFIHEFRQMYPEAQVVDDKIMTEQEGIYTSGGAYSYLNLLLYLIEKYAGREVAVFISKAFMIDIDRTSQSPFIIFQGQKTHEDEEVRQAQEFIEQNFQEKISLDTLASMFAMGRRNLERRFKKATSNTVTEYIQRVKVEAAKMSLESSRENVNEVMYKVGYTDNKAFRAVFKKITGLSPAQYRNKYNREAAVSAS comes from the coding sequence ATGAAACATGTATCTATTCTTGTTCCCCGTGGACATATTAGCGTAGTTAATATTGAGGGCACTTACCAGATATTATCGGAGGTAAATGGCCTGCTCAAAGAGATGGGCAGAGAGCCAGTATTTGAAGTTCACCTCGTAGGTTTGGTGAAAACAGAAGAAAAACATGGCCTTTTTAGTGTTAAGCCTGATGTGGGTATAGAGAATGTGCCCAAAACGGATCTTATCATCATTCCTGCCATACATGGAGATCAGGAGAAGGTGCTGTCCCATAATCAGAGTTTTATGCCGTGGGTGATACAGCAATATGAAAATGGTGCAGAAGTAGCCAGCTTTTGCATAGGTTCATTTTTCCTGGCTGCTAGCGGTTTGCTCAAAGGCAAACAGTGTACTACCCACTGGAAGTTTATCCATGAGTTCAGGCAAATGTATCCGGAAGCACAGGTGGTAGATGATAAGATCATGACGGAACAGGAAGGGATTTATACCAGCGGCGGCGCTTATTCTTACCTGAATTTATTACTCTACCTGATAGAAAAATATGCAGGGCGAGAAGTTGCTGTTTTCATTTCCAAAGCCTTTATGATTGACATTGATCGTACCAGTCAGTCACCCTTTATTATTTTCCAGGGACAGAAAACACATGAAGATGAAGAGGTCAGGCAGGCGCAAGAGTTTATTGAGCAAAACTTTCAGGAAAAGATTAGTCTGGATACACTCGCTTCTATGTTTGCCATGGGCAGAAGAAATCTGGAGCGCAGATTTAAGAAAGCTACCAGCAATACAGTTACTGAATATATCCAAAGGGTGAAGGTAGAAGCCGCAAAAATGAGCCTGGAGTCTTCCCGTGAGAATGTGAATGAAGTGATGTACAAAGTAGGCTATACCGATAACAAAGCTTTTCGTGCTGTTTTCAAAAAAATCACCGGTTTGTCTCCGGCTCAGTACCGCAATAAGTACAATCGTGAAGCAGCCGTGTCTGCAAGCTAA
- a CDS encoding M15 family metallopeptidase, translating to MLSTACQSPKQEKKAGATEKVNQKTQSLSQNVSQPEGDRGIEIELSTEALLGKIQPAQDSSFTQIASQYTSKNEIYLRKEAYEDFVRMAEAAGEEGVKLHIISATRNFAAQKSIWEAKWNGQRKVDGMDLSQAVTDPKERALKILEYSSMPGTSRHHWGTDIDLNALNNAYFASGEGKKVYDWLLAYAHEYGFCQVYTEKGSERPHGYNEEKWHWSYMPLASQFLKQYNEKIGYAALGGFDGGSTAEEIEAIRKYVNGIAPRCLNW from the coding sequence ATGTTAAGTACGGCCTGCCAGTCGCCAAAGCAGGAAAAGAAAGCAGGGGCTACTGAAAAAGTAAACCAAAAGACACAGAGCTTGTCCCAAAATGTAAGTCAGCCAGAAGGTGACAGGGGGATAGAGATTGAGCTAAGTACAGAAGCACTGTTGGGCAAAATCCAACCCGCGCAGGACAGTAGCTTTACCCAAATAGCTTCTCAGTATACCAGTAAAAATGAAATTTACCTCAGAAAAGAGGCTTATGAGGATTTTGTGCGTATGGCAGAAGCAGCCGGGGAAGAGGGTGTAAAGCTTCATATTATCTCAGCCACACGAAACTTCGCCGCCCAGAAAAGCATCTGGGAAGCCAAGTGGAATGGTCAGCGAAAAGTAGATGGAATGGACCTGAGCCAGGCTGTAACTGATCCGAAGGAAAGGGCTTTAAAGATACTGGAGTACAGTTCCATGCCCGGCACATCTCGCCATCACTGGGGCACTGATATTGACCTGAACGCATTGAATAATGCTTACTTCGCTTCAGGTGAGGGTAAAAAAGTGTACGACTGGTTATTGGCTTATGCCCATGAGTATGGCTTCTGCCAGGTGTATACCGAAAAAGGCAGCGAGAGGCCACACGGCTACAATGAAGAAAAATGGCACTGGAGCTATATGCCGCTTGCCAGCCAGTTTCTGAAGCAGTACAATGAAAAAATCGGCTATGCAGCGCTAGGTGGTTTTGACGGAGGTAGTACAGCAGAAGAGATTGAAGCCATTCGCAAGTACGTCAATGGCATAGCCCCTCGCTGTCTGAACTGGTAA
- a CDS encoding LytR/AlgR family response regulator transcription factor: MSKLKCIIVDDEPEAREGVQHLLEKDKEVEVLARCANGLEALEVLQDQKADLLLLDIQMPRINGFEVLNSLPPEYRPEVIFITAYDEYTLKAFEVHAIDYLLKPFTDERFFKALDFAKARIRQQQLQEKQQRLNDLLQNQQRQAAEGREGSLLSSGSGKPTGRLAVKTEGRVHLLPYHQIMWIEAYDYYIKVHTKARYFLLRDSMKNMEKNLPGDQFVRIHKSSIVNLSHVQQINTGGMSELELQLNTGLVLKVSRNYKDRIKRLLNNDE, encoded by the coding sequence GTGAGCAAGCTCAAATGTATTATTGTAGATGATGAACCGGAAGCCCGGGAAGGCGTGCAGCATCTGCTTGAGAAAGATAAAGAGGTAGAAGTGCTGGCACGCTGTGCTAATGGCCTGGAAGCTTTGGAAGTTTTACAGGATCAAAAAGCCGATTTGCTATTGCTGGATATACAAATGCCCCGTATCAACGGTTTTGAAGTTCTCAACAGCCTCCCCCCCGAATACCGTCCCGAAGTGATATTTATCACCGCCTATGACGAATATACGCTAAAGGCTTTTGAAGTGCATGCCATAGACTATCTGCTTAAGCCATTTACGGATGAGAGGTTCTTCAAAGCACTTGATTTTGCCAAAGCCCGCATCAGGCAACAGCAGTTGCAGGAGAAACAGCAGCGTCTGAATGATCTATTGCAGAACCAGCAGCGGCAGGCTGCCGAAGGTAGAGAAGGAAGCCTCCTCTCCTCAGGCTCAGGAAAACCTACGGGTAGACTGGCGGTGAAAACAGAAGGGCGGGTGCATCTGTTGCCCTATCATCAGATAATGTGGATTGAGGCGTATGATTATTATATAAAGGTGCATACCAAGGCGCGTTATTTCCTGCTGCGCGACAGCATGAAAAATATGGAGAAGAATTTGCCGGGAGATCAGTTCGTTAGAATTCATAAATCCAGTATTGTCAACCTAAGTCACGTGCAGCAGATCAATACCGGAGGAATGAGTGAGCTGGAACTACAACTGAATACCGGGCTTGTATTAAAGGTCAGTAGAAATTACAAAGACCGAATTAAGCGTTTACTGAATAATGACGAATGA
- a CDS encoding sensor histidine kinase — translation MHSIERVLQIKRLLTYNFLAWCLLGILAGVKQYSHAISFGLNFEWESMIRYPFSTYLSYWALSYLVIDFFLYSKRWRRASFIIFHVLMSVLFGVLHKGLTYISGLLLERLFLPQESLNWRELLILWGDTWFDITNGAGVYWLVLFALTALDYRHRYQEQALQALGLKTQLSDAQLNSMRMQLQPHFLFNALNAIVMMVRRNDQAKAISMIIGLSEMLRNNLSQKRKQFISLEEELSLIQHYLNVEQVRFQDRLQLEMHIEERTKQAQVPNMVLQPIVENAFKHGIAHSLGLAKLRISSYYENNYLILEVYNSTDVAPHDWVMAKSKGIGLRNTIDRLRQLYQGKAHLQFTAQEDSVLVRLSLPINNTDDRLNVKKKIVSE, via the coding sequence GTGTAAAGCAGTACAGCCATGCCATTAGCTTTGGGCTAAACTTTGAGTGGGAAAGCATGATACGCTACCCCTTCTCAACGTATCTTAGTTATTGGGCGCTCAGCTATCTTGTCATAGACTTTTTTTTATATTCTAAACGGTGGAGGAGAGCCTCCTTTATCATCTTCCATGTTTTGATGAGTGTACTTTTTGGAGTTTTACACAAAGGCCTGACTTACATCAGTGGTCTGCTACTGGAACGTCTCTTTCTTCCTCAGGAAAGTCTGAACTGGAGAGAATTGCTCATACTTTGGGGAGATACCTGGTTTGACATTACGAATGGAGCAGGCGTGTACTGGCTGGTCCTTTTTGCACTGACAGCGCTGGATTACCGGCACCGCTATCAGGAGCAGGCATTGCAGGCTTTGGGGCTTAAGACTCAGCTCAGTGATGCCCAGCTCAACAGTATGCGTATGCAGTTACAGCCCCATTTTCTTTTCAATGCACTTAATGCCATTGTTATGATGGTAAGGCGTAACGATCAGGCCAAAGCCATCAGCATGATTATTGGTTTGAGTGAGATGCTGCGCAATAACCTCAGCCAGAAAAGAAAACAGTTCATCAGCCTGGAAGAAGAACTAAGCTTAATTCAGCATTATCTGAATGTTGAGCAGGTCCGTTTTCAGGACCGTCTGCAGCTAGAAATGCATATAGAAGAGCGCACAAAGCAAGCGCAGGTGCCTAATATGGTGTTGCAGCCTATCGTGGAAAATGCTTTTAAGCATGGAATTGCACATTCTTTAGGCCTTGCAAAACTTCGTATCAGCAGCTATTATGAAAATAACTATCTGATACTGGAAGTTTACAACAGCACAGATGTAGCTCCTCACGACTGGGTGATGGCCAAAAGCAAGGGTATAGGCTTGCGCAATACCATTGACAGACTGCGGCAGCTCTATCAGGGCAAGGCGCACCTTCAGTTTACCGCCCAGGAAGATAGTGTGCTGGTCAGGCTAAGCTTGCCGATCAACAATACAGATGACAGGCTGAACGTAAAAAAGAAGATAGTAAGCGAGTAA